One Pirellulales bacterium genomic window carries:
- a CDS encoding helix-turn-helix domain-containing protein, with translation MATKTVSKKLPDTYFDLVKQFPLRHIRDDSHLDAAAKMIDRLLREKLTAGAQEYLDVLTDLVETYEDPHEPVPDASEADVLRELMRSGGINQPRLSEQVGISQSTISAVLNGTRSLTKHQIISLARFFNVSAAAFLPSPATIRRR, from the coding sequence TTGGCGACCAAGACAGTTTCCAAGAAGCTCCCGGACACCTACTTCGACCTCGTCAAGCAATTCCCGCTCAGACATATCCGCGACGACTCGCACTTGGACGCTGCCGCGAAAATGATCGACCGGTTGCTGAGGGAGAAGCTCACTGCGGGCGCCCAAGAGTATTTGGACGTGTTGACCGATCTCGTCGAAACCTACGAGGACCCGCACGAGCCGGTCCCCGACGCCTCGGAAGCGGATGTGTTGCGGGAATTGATGCGGTCCGGCGGGATCAACCAACCAAGACTCTCGGAGCAGGTCGGAATCTCGCAGTCCACGATCTCGGCCGTGCTCAACGGCACACGATCGCTCACCAAGCATCAAATCATCTCGCTGGCCCGCTTCTTCAACGTCTCCGCGGCCGCCTTCCTTCCTAGTCCGGCGACAATCCGACGACGATGA